TCACGCCGCTGCGCACCGACCCCAACGTCAAGGTGCGTGCCGCCGGCGCCTGGCAGGGCTTCCTGGTGATGAACCAGCTGCACGCGCCCTTCAACAATCCGAAGGCCCGCCAGGCCGTGGCGCACGCCGTGAGCCAGGAGCGCTTCACCGCCGCCATGGGCTACCCGCTGGACATGCGGGTGACCTACTGCTCCACCTTCTTCATCTGCGGCAGCCCCAACGAAACCGATGCCGGCGCCGACCCCTTCCGCAAGCCCGACCTCGCCAAGGCCAAGCAGCTGCTGGCGGAGTCCGGCTACAAGGGCGAGAAGGTGACCGTGCTGGTGCCCACCGACGTCACCTACCTCAATGCCGAAGCGTTGATGACCATCCAGACCCTGCGCAGCATCGGCATGAACGTCGACGCGCAGAACATGGACTGGGCTTCCATCGGCGCGCGCCGCGCCAAGCGGGAAGCGCCCGAGCAGGGCGGCTGGAACGTCTACGTCACCGTGGCCGGCCAGTTCGACGTCGATTCGCCGATCACCAACGCCTACCTGAGCCCGGCCTGCGGCAACAGCCTGCCCGGCTGGCCCTGCGACAAGCAGCTGGACGAACTGCGCACCGCCTGGATCAAGGAGACCAATCCGGCCAAGCGCAAGGAAAAGCTCGCCGAGTTCCAGCAGCGCGCCTACGAAGTCTTCCCCTACGTGAACCTGGGCCAGTACTCCGCGGCCACCGCCGCGCGCACCAGCCTGAAGAACGTCGACAAGATGTGGGCCGGCATGCCCACCTACTGGATGCTGGACAAGTAAGACGATGCGCGTTTTCAGCGGGTCGCTCGCGACCGAGACCAACACGTTCGCGCCCATGCCCACCGGGCTGGCGTCCTTCCACGACCGCGGCTATTTCGCCGCCGGTCAGCACCCGTTGGAACTGACCTTCTTCTCCGGCCCGCTGTGCGCGGCGCGCGAGGTGAAGGAAGCCAAGGGCTGGACCCTGGTCGAAGGCATGGTGGCCGGCGCGCAGCCGAGCGGCACCGTCACGCGCGAGGCCTACGAGAAGCTGCGCGACGAGCTGCTGGGCGACCTGCGCGGAGCGCTGCCGGTGGACATGGTGCTGCTGGGCCTGCACGGCGCGATGGTGGCCGACGGCTACGACGATTGCGAAGGCGACCTGCTGCAGCGCGTGCGCGCGATGGTCGGGACGAAGTGCGTCGTCGGCGCCGAGCTCGACCCGCACATGCACCTGACGCCCGCGATGGTGAAGCACGCCGACGTGCTGGTCTCCATGAAGGAGTACCCGCACACCGACATCATGGAGCGCGCCCGCGAGCTGCTGGACCTGTGCGAGCGCAAGGCGCTGGGCCGGATCCATCCGGTCGCCGCACTGGTGGACTGCCAGATGGTGGTGCCCGTGCACACCACGCGCCAGCCGGCCCGCGGCCTCATCGACAAGGTGATGGCCCTGGAAGGCAAGGACGGCGTGCTGAGCATCTCCGTCGGCCAGGGTTTCGCCCACGGCAACGTGCCCGAGATGGGCAGCAAGGTGCTCGTCTACACCGATGGCGATCCCGCCAAGGCGCAAAAACTGGCGCTGCAGATCGCCGAAGAAATGATCGCCATGCGCGACCAGCTCGCGGTGAAGTACCCGCAGATCGATGCCGCGCTGGACGAGGCGCTGGCCTTCGGCAAGGGCCCGGTGGTGCTGGCCGATCGCGCCGACAACCCCGGCAGCGGCGCGCCGGGCGATTCCACCTTCATCCTCCAGCGAATGATCGAACGCGGCGTCAGCAACGCGGCGATCGGCCCGATGTGGGACCCGGTCACGGTGCGTATCGCCTTCGACGCCGGCCAGGGCGCGCGCCTGCCGCTGCGCATCGGCGGCAAGATCGGCCCGCTGTCCGGCCAGCCGCTGGACCTGCAATGCACCGTGAAGGCGTTGAAGCACGACCTCGTCATGACCGGCCTGGCCGGCGCGCCCACCGCCATGGGCGACTGCGCGCTGGTGGAAGCCGAAGGCATCGAGATCGTCCTGTGCACGCTGCGCAACCAGGCCATGGACACCGACGTCTTCACGCAGCTCGGTTGCGACCTGCAATCCAAGGGCATCGTCGTCGTCAAGTCGGCGCAGCATTTCCATGCCTCCTTCGCCAAGGTCGCGACCCAGGTGATCTACGTGGGCGCGCCCGGCGCCGCCACGCCGCACACGCCCACCCTGCCCTATACCAAGATCCGGCGCCCGCGCTGGCCGCTCGACGACGTGGCCCAGCCGGTGCTGATGCAAATCTGAGGAAGTACCACCCATGCGCCTGAAGCAACTCGCCGCGGCCGCCACGCTGCTCGCCGCCGCCCTCGCGCCCACGCTGGGGCATGCGCAGACGAAGACGCTGCGCTTCGTCGCCCACGCAGACCTGAAGATCCTCGACCCGACCTTCACCACCGCCTACATCTCGCGCAACTTCGGCTACATGGTGTATGACACCCTGTTCGCGCAGGACGAGCACGGCCAGCCCAAGCCGCAGATGGTGGACAAGTGGACCACCTCCAGGGACGGCCTCACCTGGACCTTCACGCTGAGGCCCGGCCAGAAATTCTCCGACGGCAAGGACGTCACCGCCGCCGACGCCGTGGCCTCGGTGCAGCGCTGGATGGTGCGCGACTCCTTCGGCACCGCGCTGAAGAAGGCCGGCGCCGAATGGTCCACCATCGACGCCAAGACCTTCAAGCTGCAGCTGAAGGAGCCCTTCGGCATGGTGCTGGACGCGCTGGCCAAGCCCTCGGGCTTCCCGCCGGTGGTGATGCCCGAGCGCCTGGCGAAGATGCCGACGACCACGCCGCTGACCGAAGTGGTGGGCTCCGGTCCCTATCTCTTCAAGCGTGACGAGTGGGTGCCGGGCAGCAAGACGGTGTTCGTGCGCAACCCGAACTACGCCGCCCGCAGCGAGCCCCCCAGCGGCCTGGCCGGCAGCAAGAAGAGCCACTTCGACCGCATCGAGTGGCTGTACCTGCCCGACTCCAACAGCGCCGTCTCCGCTCTGAAGAAGGGCGAAGTCGACTTCATCGAACAGGTGCCGGCCGACTACATCACGCCGCTGCGCAGCGACCCCAACGTCAAGCTGCTGTCCGCCGGCACGCAGCAGGCGCAGCTGATCATGAACCAGCTGCATCCGCCCTTCAACAACGCCCGGGTGCGGCAGGCCGTGCTGAAGGCGGTGAGCCAGGAGCGCTTCAATGCGGCCATGGGCTACCCGCTGGACATGCGCATGCGCTATTGCGCCACCTACTTCATCTGCGGCAGCGCCAACGACACCGCCGCCGGCTCCGAGCCCTATCGCACGCCGGACGTCGCCAAGGCCAGGGAGATGCTGAAGGCGGCCGGCTACAAGGGCGAGAAGGTGGCTTTGCTGGTCCCCAGCGACGTGCCTTACCTGAACGCGCTGGGCCTGGTGGCGCTGCAGACCATGAAGAACATGGGCCTCAACGTCGAACCGGTCAACATGGACTGGGCCTCGATCGGCGCGCGCCGCGCGAAGAAGGATGTGCCCGAGTCCGGCGGCTGGAGCGCCTACGTGACGGTGGCCAACGAGTTCGCCATCAACAGCCCGATCGTCAGCACGTACCTGAGCGCGGCCTGTGGCAACACCCTGCCCGGCTGGCCCTGCGACGAGAAGCTGGACGAATTGCGCACCGCGTGGATCCGCGAAGGCGTGCCCGCCAGGCGCAAGCAGCTGCTGGACGCCTTCCAGGTGCGCGCCTACGAGGCCGTGCCCTACATCAACCTGGGCCAGTACACGCCCGCCGCCGCGGCCCGCAAGGAGCTGAAGGGCGCCGACAAGCTCTGGTCCGGCATCCCCAACCTCTGGGTCCTGGACAAGTAAGGAACGAGGCATGGGTTACTTCCTGCGCCGCCTGCTCGCCACCGTGCCCGTGATGGCGGTGGTGGCCGTGCTGGTGTTCCTGCTGATCCACCTGTCGCCCGGCGACCCGGCGGCGCTGATCGCCGGCGACCTGGCGACGGCGGACGACATCGCCAAGCTGCATGTGGCGCTGGGCCTGGACCAGCCGCTGTGGAAGCAGTTCGCCATCTGGGTCGGCAACCTGCTCACCGGCAACCTGGGTGTCTCCATCTTCACGCAGGTGCCGGTGTCCGAGCTGCTGGCGCAGCGCATCGAGCCGACCCTGGCGATCGCGGCCTTCACCATGCTGATCACGATCTTGGTGGCCGTGCCCCTGGGCACCTTGGCCGCCTACCGCGCCGGCAGCTGGATCGACCGCTTCGTCATGCTGTTCGCGGTGCTGGCCTTCTCGCTGCCGGTGTTCCTGGTCGGCTACCTGCTGATCTACGGCTTCGCCATCAAGCTGGACTGGTTTCCGGTGCAGGGCTACGTGCGCTTCGCCGAGGGTCCTGGCAAGTGGCTGCAAAGCCTGGTGCTGCCCTGCGTCAACCTGGCACTGGTCTACATCGCGCTGGTGACGCGCATGACGCGCGCCACCGTGCTCGAAGTGCTGCACGAGGACTACATCCGCACCGCCTGGGCCAAGGGCCTGGGCGTGCTGCCGGTGCTGGGCCACGCGCTGCGCAATGCGGCCATCCCCATCGCCACCACCATCGGCGTCGGCATCGCGCTGCTGATCGGCGGCGTGGTGGTGACCGAGACCGTGTACGCCATCCCCGGCGTCGGCCGGCTCGTCATCGACTCCGTGCAGCGCCACGACTATCCCGTGATCCAGAGCGTGCTGCTGCTGTCCGCCGGCGTCTACGTGCTGATCAACCTGCTGATCGACCTGAGCTACCGCCTGTTCGATCCGCGCATCCGGTACTGACCATGACCGCCGCCCTGCCCATCGAAGACGACACCGGCGTCGACACGCAAGCCCCGCGCCCGCGCCGCTGGCGCTGGCTGCGCAAGCACCCGACCCTGATTGCCGGCGCGCTGATGCTGGTGATCGTGGCGATCATCGCCATCGCCGCGCCGCACATCGCCAACTACGACCCGCAGGACATCGACCCGCTGGCCCGCCTGCAGCCGCCCTCGGCGGAGCACTATTTCGGCACCGATGCGCTGGGCCGCGACGTCTTCAGCCGCGCCGTCTGGGGCGGCCGGGTGTCGTTGATCGTCGGCATCTCCGTGGCCATCTTCGCCACGGTCATCGGCGTGGTGATCGGCCTGGTGGCCGGCTTCGTGCGCTGGGCCGACGGCCCCATCATGCGTTTCATGGACGGCCTGATGGCCATCCCCGGCATCCTGCTGGCGATCGCGCTGATGGCGGTGACCAAGGCCAGCATGACCACCGTCATCGTCGCCATCACCATCCCCGAGATCCCGCGGGTGGCGCGGCTGATGCGCTCGCTGGCGTTGACCCTGCGCGAACAACTCTATGTGGAAGCCGCGCATGCCGTCGGCACCCGCCTGCCCACCATCCTGTGGCGGCACGTGCTGCCCAACACGGTGGCGCCGCTCATCGTGCAGGCCACCTTCGTCGCCGCGTCTGCCGTGCTGATCGAAGCCTCGCTGTCCTTCCTGGGCGTCGGCATCCCGGCGCAGGTGCCCAGCTGGGGCAACATGATGGCCGAGGGCCGCAATTTCGTGGCCGTCGCCTTCCACATCATCCTGTACCCCGGCGTCTTCCTGGCGCTGACGGTGCTGGCCATCAACCTGCTGGGCGACGGGCTGCGCGACGCGCTGGACCCGCGGCTCGCGCGCCAGCTGTGAGTGCCATGAACACGAACCCGAACGCACCGCTGCTCGAGGTCGACGGCCTGCGCACCTACTTCGATACGCTCGCCGGCACCGTGAAGTCGGTGGACGGCGTCAGCTACACCGTGCACGCCGGCCAGACCCTGGGCGTGGTGGGCGAATCCGGCTGCGGCAAGAGCGTGACGGCGCTGTCCATCATGCGGCTGGTGCCGCGCCCGCCCGGCCGCTTTGCCGGCGGCCAGGTGCGCTATCGCGGCGTCGACCTGCTGAAGCTCTCTGAAGGCGAGATGCGCGCGATCCGCGGCAACCGCATCTCGATGATCTTCCAGGAGCCGATGACCTCGCTGAACCCGGTGCTGACCGTGGGCCGGCAGATCGCCGAGACCGTGCGCCTGCACCAGAGGGTCAGCAAGGCGCAGGCGATGGAACGCGCGGTGGAGATGCTGCGCGTGGTGCAGATCCCCGAGCCCGAGCGCCGCGCCCACGAGTATCCGCACCAGCTTTCGGGCGGAATGCGCCAGCGCGTCATGATCGCGCTGGCCCTGGCCTGCAACCCCGAGCTGCTGATCGCCGACGAACCGACCACCGCGCTGGATGTGACCATCCAGGCGCAGATCATCGATCTCCTCAAGAAACTGCAGCAGGAGTTCGGCATGGGCGTGGTGATGATCACGCACGACCTCGGCGTGGTCGCCGAAAGCTGCGACCGCGTAGTTGTGATGTATGCGGGACGCAAGGTGGAGGAAGCCGACGTGGTCGACCTGTTCGACCGGCCTCTGCACCCCTACACGCGGGCGCTCATGGCGTCGATGCCGGCGATGAACACGCGCAGCCACCGTCTCAGCGAAATCCCGGGCATGGTGCCGGCGCCGCACGAACTGGGACGCGGCTGTGCCTTCGCGGCGCGCTGTCCGCATGCCAATGAACGCTGCCGCTCGCAGACGCCGACCCTGGTCGACCAGGGCTCCGGCCACGTCGTGGCCTGTTTCGCCGTCGAAGAGAACCGCGTGCGCGAGGAGGTGGCCGCATGAACACGCCCCTGCTCGAGGTCCGCAACCTCAAGAAGCACTACACCAGCCCCAAGCGCTGGCTGCAGCCGGAGAAGCCGGCGATCCAGGCCGTGGACGACGTCTCCTTCTCGGTGGCGAAGGGCGAAACACTGTCGCTGGTGGGCGAATCCGGTTGCGGCAAGACGACCACCGCCAAGTCGGTGCTGCGCCTCGTCGAGCCCACTTCGGGTTCCGTCAAGCTGGATGGCGAGGAACTGGTCGGACTGGGCAGCGAGCCCTTGCGCCAGCGCCGCAGGGAGATGCAGATCATCTTCCAGGATCCCTACGCCTCGCTGAACCCGCGCCTGAACGCCGGCGAGATCGTCGCCGAACCGCTGCGCAATTTCGGTGTGGGCAACGCCAAGGAGCGCGCCGAGCGCGTGCAGTGGTTGTTCTCCAAGGTGGGCCTGCGGCCGGAAGCGGCGAAGAAGTATCCGCACGAATTCTCCGGCGGCCAGCGCCAGCGCCTGGGCATCGCCCGTGCGCTCGCGCTGCAGCCCAAGCTGATCGTCTGCGACGAACCCGTGTCGGCGTTGGACGTCTCGGTGCAGGCGCAGGTGGTCAACCTGCTGATGGACCTGCAGCAAGAGTTCGGCATCGCCTACCTGTTCGTCGCGCACGACCTGGCCGTGGTGCGCCACATCAGCCACCGCATCGCGGTGATGTACCTGGGGCACATCGTGGAGGTCGCCAACCGCGACACGCTGTTCTCCGCGCCGCGCCATCCTTACACCGAGATCCTGCTGTCCGCCGTGCCGGTGCCCAACCCGCGCACGCCGGCCAAGCGCATCCTGCTGCAAGGCGACCCGCCGAGCCCGGCCAACCCGCCCACCGGCTGCCGCTTCCACACGCGCTGCCCACTGGCGCAACCGGTGTGCGCCAAGGAGAAGCCGCCGCTCAGCCCGCGCGGCGACGGCGAGCAGCTCGTGGCCTGCCACTTCCGCTAAAGGAGAAGAACATGAACGTGGACCTGATCATCCGCGGCGGCACCGTCATCGACGGCACCAAGGCCCCGCGCTTCGACGCCGACGTGGCAGTCCAGGACGGCCGCATCGCCGCCATCGGCGACCTGGCCGGCTACACGGCGCGCGAGACCATGGACGCCAAGGGACGCATCGTCGCGCCCGGCTTCATCGACGCCCACACGCACGACGACATGGCCGTGCTGTCGCATCCGGGCATGGACTTCAAGGTCTCGCAGGGCGTGACCACCGTCATCGCCGGCAACTGCGGCATCTCCGCCGCGCCGCTGCGGCGCGACATGGACCTGCCGATGCCGCTGGGCCTGATCGAGTCGGCGCCCGACAAGCGCTTCACCAGCTTCCGCGCCTACATGGACGCGCTGCGCGCCCAGCCCTCCTCCGTCAACCTGGCGGCGATGGTGGGCCATTCGACGCTGCGCGCGGTGGTGATGCCGGAGCTGGGCCGTCCGGCGAACCAGGAAGAGATCGCCAGGATGCGCGAGATGGTGGAAGAGGCCCTGCAGGCCGGCGCCATCGGCATGTCCACCGGCACCTTCTACCCGCCGGCCACCGCCGCCACCACCGAGGAGATCATCGAGGTCGGCCGGCCGCTGAGCGCACGCAAGGGCCTGTACGTGACGCACATGCGCGACGAAGCCGACAAGGTGATGGACTCGCTGCAGGAGACCTTCCGCATCGGCCGCGAGCTGGACATCCCGGTGGTGGTGTCGCACCACAAGCTGCAGGGCGCGCGCAACTTCGGCCGCACGCAGGAGACGCTGCCCTTCATCCAGGAAGCGATGAAGCACCAGTGCATCTCCCTGGACTGCTACCCCTACACCGCTGGCAGCACGATGATCCGCACCGACCGCGGCATGCTGGATGGCCGCGTGCTGATCGCGTCGAGCGAGCCGCATCCGCAGATGGCCGGCCGCGACCTGGACGACATCGCCCGCGACTGGGGCGTGGCCAAGGACGAGGCGGCGCGCCGCCTTTCGCCCGGCAGCGCCATCTATTTCATGATGGACGAGAACGACGTGCAGCGCATCCTGGCCTTCGACGAGACCATGGTGGGCAGCGACGGCATCCCGGTCGGCGAGAAGCCGCACCCGCGCCTGTGGGGCACCTTCCCCCGCGTGCTGGGCCACTACGCGCGCGACGTCGGCCTGTTCCCGCTGGAGACGGCGGTGTGGAAGATGACGGGCCTGACGGCGCGCAACTTCGGCCTCGCCGACCGCGGCACCTTGAAGGCGGGCCAGGCCGCGGACATCGTCGTGTTCGACGCCGCCACCGTGCGCGACGCGGCGAACTACACCAACCCCACGCTGCCGGCAGAAGGCATCGCGGCCGTCATCGTGAATGGCGCCCTCACCTGGCGCGATGGCCGGCACGCGGGCGCGCACAAGGGGCAGGTCCTGTCGCGCACGCCCGCCTGAGCCTGGGGCCTAGTTCAGCCATTCACGGACACGCGGCCGGGGGTTTATCCTAGAAGAGTCGGCACTCCGGTCCAGGAAACTCGGTCCCCTGTGAACACCGCGAGAGGGAATCCGGCCTTGAGCCCGTCTCAAGCCTTGACCTATCTGTCCGGCGGCGGCGAGATGGCCGAGCGCATGCGCGCGCTGGATTGGTCCCGCACGGCCATCGGGCCGCTGCACACCTGGCCCCAGTGCCTGCTGAGCGCCGTGGGCATGCTGCTGCCTTCGAAGGCGCAGATCATCCTGTTCTGGGGGCCGGAGTTCACGGTCCTCTACAACGCCCCTTACCGGCCGGTCTTCGGCGCGCGGCACCCATGGCCGCTGGGCCGCCCCGGGCGCGAGGCCTGGCCCGAGATCTGGGACGACATGCTGCACGGCCTGCTGGACGGCGTCATCCGCACCGGCGAGGCCTTCGGCGCCAACGACCTGCTCTTTCCCATCGAGCGCAACGGCTATCCGGAAGAGACCTACTTCGACGTCTCCTACGACCCGATACGCGACGAGAGCGGTAGCGTGGCCGGCGTGTACTGCATCGTCACCGAGACCACGGCGCGCGTGGTCGGCGAGCGGCGCCTGGCGCTGCTGAAGGAGCTGGGCGCCACCAATGCCGGCGCGCTGACCGCGCGCCACGCCTGCGTGCGCGCGGTCCAAGCCTTCGAGCAGCAGCCGCAGGACATCCCCTTCGCGCTGGTCTACGCCGGCGACGAGCTGCTCGGCAGCACGAAGGAAGCGAGGCAGCAGCTGGACGCCGCACCAGCCGTGCAAGTCCAGGAGCGCCCGCTGCTGCGCGCCAACGGCACGCCCATGGGCCGGCTGGTGTTCGGGCTCAACCCGAAGCGCCCCTACGACGCGCAGTACGCGGCCTTCATCGACCTCGTGGCCGGCCAGGTGTCGACCGCGATCGCCAATGCGCAGGCCTATGACGACGAGCGCCGCCGGGCCGAGGCGCTGGCCGAACTCGATCGCGCCAAGACGGTGTTCTTCAGCAACGTCAGCCACGAGTTGCGCACCCCGCTCACGCTGATCCTCGGGCCGGTCGAAGACCTGCTGCGGCGCGAGGACGGCGGAAACGCCGGCGCGCGCGAGCCGCTGGAACTCGTCTACCGCAACGCGCTGCGGCTGCTGCGCCTGGTCAACACGCTGCTGGACTTCTCGCGCATCGAGGCCGGGCGCATCCAGGCCGCCTACCAGCCGACGGACCTGGCCGCCTTCACCATCGACCTCGCCAGCATGTTCCGCTCGGCCTTCGAGAAGGCCGGCCTGCGGCTGGTGGTGGACTGCGCGCCGCTGGACGAACTGGTCTTCGTCGATCGCTCCATGTGGGAGAAGATCGTCCTCAACCTGCTGTCGAACGCGTTCAAGTACACGCTGGATGGCGAAGTGGACGTGGTGCTGCGGCGCGCCGGCGATGCCGTGGAACTGAGCGTGCGCGACACCGGCACCGGCATCCCCGCGGAAGCGCTGCCGCGCGTCTTCGACCGCTTCCACCGCGTCGAGGGCGCGCGCGGCCGCTCCAGCGAAGGCAGCGGCATCGGCCTGGCGCTGGTGGCCGAACTCGTGAAGCTGCATGGCGGCAGCGTTCAGGCGCGCAGCGTGCCCGGCGAAGGCTCCGACTTCTTCGTCCGCCTTCCCTTTGGCCACGCCCACCTGCCGGCGCAGCACCTGGGCAAGGACGAACCGGCCAGCGGCTCGTCGATCGCGGCGGATCCTTACGTGGAAGAGGCGCTGCGCTGGCTGCCCGAAGGCGCGGGGCCGGACACCTTGCTTCCAGCCGCGGGCCTGCACGCAGCGCCCGACGACGCCGAAGGCGAGCGGCCGCGCGTCCTCGTCGCCGACGACAACGCCGATATGCGCCAGTACCTGCAGCGCCTGCTGGCCTCGCACTACACAGTGCAGACCGTGCCGGACGGCGCCGCGGCCCTGCAGGCCGCGCTGGCCGAGCCGCCGGCGCTCGTGCTCACCGACATCATGATGCCGCGGCTGGACGGCTACGGCCTGCTCGCCGCCCTGCGCGGGCACGAGGCCACGCGCAGGCTGCCGGTGCTGATGCTGTCTGCCCGCGCCGGCGACGGCTACCGGGTCGAGGCGCTGAAGGCCGGCGCCGACGACTACATCGTCAAGCCCTTCGCCGCGGGCGAGCTGCTGGCCCGCGTGGCCACCCACCTGCAGATGGCGCGGGAGCGCGCCGAAGCGATCCGCACGCTCAGCGAGAGCGAGGAGCGCTATCGCGCCCTGGTCGCCGCGACCGCCGACGCCGTGTACCGCATGAACGCCGACTGGAGCGAGATGCGCTACCTGCAGGGGCGCGAATTCATTCCCGACACGCAGCAGGCGGACCGCAGCTGGCTGGAGAAATACATCCTGCCCGAGGACCAGCCGCAGGTGCTGGCGGCCGTCCGCGCCGCCATTGCGCGCAAGAATCCCTTCCAGCTCGAACACCGGGTGCTGCGCGTGGACGGCAGCACCGGCTGGACCGCCTCGCGCGCGGTGCC
The sequence above is a segment of the Ramlibacter agri genome. Coding sequences within it:
- a CDS encoding ATP-binding protein, which codes for MTYLSGGGEMAERMRALDWSRTAIGPLHTWPQCLLSAVGMLLPSKAQIILFWGPEFTVLYNAPYRPVFGARHPWPLGRPGREAWPEIWDDMLHGLLDGVIRTGEAFGANDLLFPIERNGYPEETYFDVSYDPIRDESGSVAGVYCIVTETTARVVGERRLALLKELGATNAGALTARHACVRAVQAFEQQPQDIPFALVYAGDELLGSTKEARQQLDAAPAVQVQERPLLRANGTPMGRLVFGLNPKRPYDAQYAAFIDLVAGQVSTAIANAQAYDDERRRAEALAELDRAKTVFFSNVSHELRTPLTLILGPVEDLLRREDGGNAGAREPLELVYRNALRLLRLVNTLLDFSRIEAGRIQAAYQPTDLAAFTIDLASMFRSAFEKAGLRLVVDCAPLDELVFVDRSMWEKIVLNLLSNAFKYTLDGEVDVVLRRAGDAVELSVRDTGTGIPAEALPRVFDRFHRVEGARGRSSEGSGIGLALVAELVKLHGGSVQARSVPGEGSDFFVRLPFGHAHLPAQHLGKDEPASGSSIAADPYVEEALRWLPEGAGPDTLLPAAGLHAAPDDAEGERPRVLVADDNADMRQYLQRLLASHYTVQTVPDGAAALQAALAEPPALVLTDIMMPRLDGYGLLAALRGHEATRRLPVLMLSARAGDGYRVEALKAGADDYIVKPFAAGELLARVATHLQMARERAEAIRTLSESEERYRALVAATADAVYRMNADWSEMRYLQGREFIPDTQQADRSWLEKYILPEDQPQVLAAVRAAIARKNPFQLEHRVLRVDGSTGWTASRAVPVLGPDGEIAEWFGAASDVSARRQAEEALKDADRRKDEFLAVLSHELRNPLAPLRNGIQLLGMLSEPQALQRTRVMMERQISQIVRLVDDLLDMTRINQGKVRLRSERLDLCAVVLAAADSARPAMEQQKHRLAVELPQQPIRVHADAVRLGQVLGNLLNNAAKFTPEGGEIHITADVDAGQARVRVRDTGIGIPAHKLHAIFDMFTQVDPSTERSRSGLGIGLTLARRLVELHGGTLAVRSEGPGRGSEFTVRLPVEAAGPARAANADGAPAGRSKRKLRRILVVDDNVDAANTIAVLLGSQGHDAHTCNDAGQALAKAERLRPDVILMDIGMPGLSGWELCRLIREQPWGHAIAIHALTGYGQPDDRQRSLAAGFDGHMTKPVDFGELERVLADRPEEMPCPLSSPMPARSR